In Oryza sativa Japonica Group chromosome 3, ASM3414082v1, one DNA window encodes the following:
- the LOC4332804 gene encoding uncharacterized protein: protein MAGMADEYNQYGGGGGGPRGGAAPHGLLLAVVVGLVVAGPLFLGDGGEAVTEAVAELLSPVGLLLLPVCLLLLIRLLSSDRGAAALADAFAFGGSPDAVHRVGGSPVGVALMLLLILALLYYRTALFGGDGGDDE, encoded by the coding sequence ATGGCGGGGATGGCGGACGAGTACAAccagtacggcggcggcgggggagggccgcgcgggggggcggcgccgcacGGGCTGCtgctggcggtggtggtggggctggtggtggcgggcccgctcttcctcggcgacggcggggaggccgTGACGGAGGCCGTCGCGGAGCTGCTCAGCCCCGtggggctcctcctcctccccgtgtgcctcctcctcctcatccgcctcctctcctccgaccgcggcgccgccgcgctcgccgacgcGTTCGCCTTCGGGGGCTCCCCCGACGCCGTCCACCGCGTCGGCGGCTCGCCCGTCGGCGTCGCGCTCATGCTGCTCCTCATCCTCGCCCTCCTCTACTACCGCACCGCCCtcttcggcggcgacggcggcgacgacgagtag
- the LOC4332805 gene encoding uncharacterized protein yields MAATATAVAASLSVAGGLGRPLARVSSPAAPMKAASPAAARRAVVVRASSSGEPVRREKASAAAAAAGIAAVAAVAAALAVPEVAEAAPALSPSLKNFLLSIASGGVVLVAIVGAVVAVSNFDPVKRT; encoded by the coding sequence ATGGCCGCCACCGCGACCGCCGTTGCGGCGTCTCTGTCCGTGGCCGGGGGGCTCGGGAGGCCGCTGGCTCGcgtctcgtcgccggcggcgccgatgaaagccgcctccccggcggcggcacggcgggccgtcgtcgtccgggcgtcgtcgtcgggggaGCCGGTGAGGAGGGAGAAGGCCTCAgctgctgccgcggcggcggggatagccgcggtggcggccgtggcggcggcgctggcggtgcccgaggtggcggaggcggcgccggcgctgtcgccgtcgctcaAGAACTTCCTGCTCAGCATCGCGTCCGGCGGCGTCGtgctcgtcgccatcgtcggcgccgtcgtcgccgtctccaACTTCGACCCCGTCAAGCGGACCTGA
- the LOC4332806 gene encoding serine/arginine-rich-splicing factor SR34 — protein sequence MSRRWSRTIYVGNLPGDIREREVEDLFYKYGRIVDIDLKIPPRPPGYAFVEFEDPRDAEEACAGRDGYNFDGHRLRVEPAHGGRGNGGSSFDRPSNFGGGGRRGVSRHSEYRVLVTGLPSSASWQDLKDHMRKAGDVCFSEVYREGGGTVGIVDYTNYDDMKYAIKKLDDSEFRNAFSKGHIRVKEYDGKRARSYSRSRSPSRSRSKSRSLSKSPRTRRSASRSRSRSRSVSSRSRSASKGRSPSRSPARSKSPNASPANGEASSPKKRSPSRSPSRSRSPDAKSE from the exons ATGAGCAGGCGGTGGAGCCGGACGATCTACGTGGGGAATCTCCCTGGTGACAtcagggagagggaggtggaggatCTCTTCTACAAG TATGGCCGAATTGTTGATATTGACTTGAAGATCCCTCCGAGGCCACCAGGCTATGCTTTTGTAGAG TTTGAAGATCCTCGTGATGCTGAAGAAGCATGTGCTGGCAGGGATGGTTATAACTTTGATGGACATCGTCTAAGG GTTGAACCTGCTCACGGTGGGAGAGGTAATGGTGGTTCCTCCTTTGACCGCCCCAGCAACTTTGGTGGTGGAGGACGCCGTGGTGTGTCCAGGCACTCAGAATACCGTG TTCTGGTTACTGGTTTGCCTTCTTCTGCATCATGGCAAGATTTAAAG GACCATATGCGCAAGGCTGGTGATGTTTGTTTCTCAGAAGTGTATCGCGAGGGCGGCG GTACTGTAGGGATTGTGGACTACACAAACTATGATGACATGAAATATGCT ATAAAGAAACTTGATGACAGTGAATTCAGGAATGCCTTTTCTAAAGGTCACATAAGG GTGAAGGAATATGATGGCAAGCGCGCCCGCTCCTATTCACGTAGCCGAAGCCCAAGTCGTAGCCGAAGCAAAAGCAGGAGTCTAAG TAAATCTCCTAGAACTCGCCGTTCAGCATCccgatctcgatctcgatcAAGGTCTGTTTCTTCCCGTTCACGGTCAGCATCAAAAGGGCGCTCTCCATCAAG ATCACCAGCAAGATCCAAATCTCCAAATGCTTCT CCTGCAAATGGTGAAGCATCAAGCCCCAAGAAACGGAGCCCAAGCAGGAGCCCATCTCGTTCACGGTCTCCTGAT GCGAAATCTGAATAG
- the LOC107276957 gene encoding uncharacterized protein isoform X1: protein MLLCFENCGIYTHIYQKKRTEFIFLDNDEMELMQQTNNILMRKDNLVKSIVPWYIYCTGSSQYSSRTLQLRRSIIRAIDSSCEPAMAAATDAATGDATTATTTVLVGVDYSEHSYHALEEAARLAAARFPPGSAEVVAVHARRPLAPAFVAIAGAVAAVMSVEAAEQRAVEKLIGEKAGQLSAQYKVEVKVEVKDGEAKRVLCDAVGEHGAGLLVVGSHGYGPVLRALLGSVSDHCCRHASCPVMVVKMP, encoded by the exons ATGCTCCTCTGTTTTGAAAACTGTGGAATATATACGCAtatataccaaaaaaaaagaacagaatttatttttttagataacgaTGAAATGGAACTTATGCAACAAACAAACAACATTCTTATGAGAAAAGATAACTTGGTCAAATCAATTGTCCCTTGGTATATATACTGTACGGGCTCATCACAATACTCATCACGGACACTGCAGTTACGGAGATCAATCATTCGAGCCATCGATTCGAGTTGCGAACctgcaatggcggcggcgactgatGCTGCAACCGGGgacgcgacgacggcgacgacgacggtgctcGTCGGGGTGGACTACAGCGAGCACAGCTACCACgcgctggaggaggcggcgcggctcgcCGCGGCGAGGTTCCCTCCCGGCTCCGccgaggtcgtcgccgtccacgCCCGGCGGCCGCTCGCCCCGGCGTTCGTCGCCATCG caggcgcggtggcggcggtgatgagcgtggaggcggcggagcagcgTGCGGTGGAGAAGCTGATCGGGGAGAAGGCAGGCCAACTCTCAGCCCAATACAAG GTCGAGGTGAAGGTGGAGGTGAAGGACGGCGAGGCGAAGCGCGTGCTGTGCGACGCCGTCGGCGAGCACGGCGCCGGCTTGCTGGTGGTGGGCAGCCATGGCTACGGCCCGGTGCTGAGGGCGCTGCTGGGGAGCGTCAGCGACCACTGCTGCCGCCACGCGAGCTGCCCCGTCATGGTGGTCAAGATGCCATAG
- the LOC107276957 gene encoding uncharacterized protein isoform X2, with the protein MLLCFENCGIYTHIYQKKRTEFIFLDNDEMELMQQTNNILMRKDNLVKSIVPWYIYCTGSSQYSSRTLQLRRSIIRAIDSSCEPAMAAATDAATGDATTATTTVLVGVDYSEHSYHALEEAARLAAARFPPGSAEVVAVHARRPLAPAFVAIGAVAAVMSVEAAEQRAVEKLIGEKAGQLSAQYKVEVKVEVKDGEAKRVLCDAVGEHGAGLLVVGSHGYGPVLRALLGSVSDHCCRHASCPVMVVKMP; encoded by the exons ATGCTCCTCTGTTTTGAAAACTGTGGAATATATACGCAtatataccaaaaaaaaagaacagaatttatttttttagataacgaTGAAATGGAACTTATGCAACAAACAAACAACATTCTTATGAGAAAAGATAACTTGGTCAAATCAATTGTCCCTTGGTATATATACTGTACGGGCTCATCACAATACTCATCACGGACACTGCAGTTACGGAGATCAATCATTCGAGCCATCGATTCGAGTTGCGAACctgcaatggcggcggcgactgatGCTGCAACCGGGgacgcgacgacggcgacgacgacggtgctcGTCGGGGTGGACTACAGCGAGCACAGCTACCACgcgctggaggaggcggcgcggctcgcCGCGGCGAGGTTCCCTCCCGGCTCCGccgaggtcgtcgccgtccacgCCCGGCGGCCGCTCGCCCCGGCGTTCGTCGCCATCG gcgcggtggcggcggtgatgagcgtggaggcggcggagcagcgTGCGGTGGAGAAGCTGATCGGGGAGAAGGCAGGCCAACTCTCAGCCCAATACAAG GTCGAGGTGAAGGTGGAGGTGAAGGACGGCGAGGCGAAGCGCGTGCTGTGCGACGCCGTCGGCGAGCACGGCGCCGGCTTGCTGGTGGTGGGCAGCCATGGCTACGGCCCGGTGCTGAGGGCGCTGCTGGGGAGCGTCAGCGACCACTGCTGCCGCCACGCGAGCTGCCCCGTCATGGTGGTCAAGATGCCATAG
- the LOC4332808 gene encoding putative ubiquitin-like-specific protease 1B codes for MTALASPFLLPHRRRKRPLDDSHFHGPQRHRRRRLCLCPAAFPSPPIPPEAASSPAFDMGGFLSFLRGKPRHDDAGLGVYRGWVDVRSRDLSVATAMEDDDAGFGPRLVVRRRVGDPRKAALEAAAPRPRVKREPYYKEALERMRSHDKRLGELASLVNLEEEKLAELRKAAEPPKEDLSELFTPLTAEEENEVHNCLFGRGSSTEILALHEPSNIEVSREKFRCLRLTAWLNDEVINLYLELLKEREAREPKRFLKCHFFNTFFYKKLACGKNGYDYKSVKRWTTRRRLGYELIECDKIFVPVHKDVHWCLAVINMKERTFQYLDSLGCVDHHVPRVLARYIAEEVKDKSNKEIDTNTWHEELVDDIPLQQNGWDCGMFMLKYIDFHSRGLSMSFSQENMEYFRKRTVMEILRLRAD; via the exons atgaccgccctcgcctcccccttcctcctcccccaccgccgccggaagCGCCCCCTCGACGATTCCCACTTCCACGGCccgcagcgccaccgccgccgccgcctctgcctctgcCCGGCGGCCTTCCCCTCCCCGCCGATCCCGCCCGAGGCGGCGTCGTCCCCCGCGTTCGACATGGGGggcttcctctccttcctccgggGTAAACCTAGGCACGACGATGCCGGCCTCGGGGTGTACAGGGGCTGGGTCGACGTCCGGTCGCGGGATCTCTCGGTGGCCACCGCCATggaagacgacgacgcgggGTTtggcccccggttggtggtgagGCGGAGGGTCGGGGACCCGAGGAAGGCCGCCCTGGAGGCCGCGGCGCCGCGTCCGCGGGTGAAGAGGGAGCCGTACTAcaaggaggcgctcgagaggatGAGGAGCCACGACAAGAGGCTGGGCGAGCTCGCTTCACTGGTGAATCTAGAAGAGGAGAAACTCGCCGAGCTGCGGAAGGCGGCTGAGCCACCCAAGGAG GACCTGTCTGAACTCTTTACACCTCTAACTGCTGAAGAGGAAAATGAAGTTCATAATTGTTTGTTTGGTAGGGGTTCAAG TACTGAAATCCTAGCACTGCATGAGCCCTCCAACATTGAAGTTAGCAGAGAGAAGTTCCGGTGCTTGAGACTGACTGCCTGGTTAAATGATGAG GTCATTAATTTGTACCTTGAATTATTGAAGGAGAGAGAGGCAAGAGAACCAAAAAGGTTTTTGAAATGCCATTTctttaatacatttttttataagaaG CTTGCTTGCGGAAAAAATGGCTATGACTACAAATCTGTTAAAAGATGGACTACCCGCAGGAGGTTGGGTTATGAGCTTATTGAGTGTGATAAA ATCTTTGTCCCTGTACATAAAGATGTCCATTGGTGCTTAGCAGTTATAAACATGAAAGAAAGGACATTCCAATACCTTGATTCTCTTGGTTGTGTGGATCATCATGTACCAAGAGTGCTG GCTAGATATATTGCAGAGGAAGTGAAGGACAAGAGTAATAAAGAGATCGACACAAACACTTGGCACGAAGAGTTAGTTGATGATATTCCTTTGCAGCAAAATGG GTGGGACTGTGGTATGTTTATGCTCAAGTACATTGATTTCCACAGCAGAGGATTGAGCATGTCTTTTAGTCAG GAAAACATGGAATATTTCAGAAAGAGAACAGTGATGGAAATCTTAAGATTAAGAGCTGACTAA